One Phaseolus vulgaris cultivar G19833 chromosome 11, P. vulgaris v2.0, whole genome shotgun sequence genomic window carries:
- the LOC137836542 gene encoding uncharacterized protein, translating into MAMDWFISLPEGHITSFTQLSRLFKEQYLANRAPPPVSYDLFDVKQYKGETLKEYITRFGVQVVKVGTTDEPMIVYAFRKGVCPGSFSKSLNRSCPKTFAKVRRRAVEHIASEDLIVVANIADRLRPTVKSDKVLGPHKESWCEFHEAFGNPINNCLALGYKLDELVKNAFLKDYLAGSTTTTATATPEEGQAHEIPIHGEVHTISGGFSGGGPTASQRKKYLKSVSLVAVEFPDDTWESDLVFTRADLRDVIPHDNDPVVISIVTAGRKVHRVLVDQGSSADVMFWSTFNKLQLSPDLLRPCIGCLYGFADNLVEVRGYLELRTTFTDGAASRTESIRYLVVNANSAYNILLGRPALNRLRAVSSTRHMKMKLPDLSGKVIVIKSDQEEARKCYENSLKTKRGVVMVIERPPVLGSQVELELV; encoded by the exons atggccatggattggttcatcagcctcccagagggtcacatcacgtctttcaCACAGCTCTCGCGACTATTCAAAGAGCAGTATctagccaacagggccccaCCCCCAGTTTCGTACGACCTattcgatgtgaagcagtataaAGGTGAGACCCTGAAAGAGTACATAACCCGCTTCggggtgcaggtggtgaaggtgggtaccacagacgaacccatgatcgtgtacgcattcaggaaaGGGGTGTGTCCTGGGTCCTTTAGCAAGTCACTCAATCGCAGCTGCCCCAAGACTTTTGCTAAAGTaaggcgtcgggcggtagaacatattgcctCTGAGG acctcatcgttgtggccaacatagctgacaggttgaggccaacGGTGAAGTCTGACAAAGTGTTGGGACCCCACAAGGAGTCGTGGTGCGAGTTTCACGAGGCGTTTGGGAACCCTATTAACAACTGCTTGGCGCTGGGCTATAagttggatgagcttgtgaagaatgCTTTCCTAAAAGATTATCTCGCCGGGTCTACTACAACAACGGCCACGGCGACACCAGAGGAAGGTCAAGCGCACGAAATACCGATTCACGGAGAAGTACACACAATTTCTGGCGGCTTTTCCGgaggaggacccaccgcctctcAACGTAAGAAATATTTGAAGTCGGTAAGTTTAGTTGCCGTGGAATTTCCGGATGACACATGGGAGTCAGACCTAGttttcacaagggctgacctgCGGGATGTCATCCCACATgataatgaccccgtggtcatttcaatagtcacagcaggaagaaaagtacatagggttctcgtcgaccaaggcagttctgcagacgtcatgttttggtcgaccttcaacaagctacagttatcCCCCGACCTGCTGAGACCCTGTattggatgcttgtatgggtttgcagatAACCTAGTGGAGGTACGTGGTTACCTGGAactgaggacgacgttcactgatggagcgGCGTCGCGCACCGAGAGCATTCGGtacttggtggttaacgccaactcagcctacaacatcttgttagGAAGACCTGCCTTGAACAGATTAAGGgcagtgtcctccacacgccacatgaagatgaagctaccagatCTTAGTGGCAAAGTAATCgtaatcaagtcagatcaggaagaagcccgtaagtgctatgaaaatagcctgaagacgaagagaggcgtggtcatggtgattGAACGACCACCAGTTTTAGGTTCGCAAGTAGAGTTAGAACTAGTGTAG